The genomic window GCTAGAATTTTACATGCCAAGCCGCTTCTTGTCAATCACCAAGTAGTCGGTGGCAGTGTTCGCTAATGGTTGATGGGAATATCTGGGGTTTGAATCGTTGGGGCATCTCCAGTATGCTCAAACGTGTGCAGCCTGTAACACGTATCAAGTGCAATCCACACGTCTTTAGGCGAACCTTCGCCAGCTTGCTGAGAAAGTCAGGCGTGGATAGCATGACCATCAGAGACCTTGGCAGATGAGAGTCTCTGGAGATGGTGCAGAGCTACACCAGGTCAGTGACGTTCTGTGCTATCTTAAAGCTGTACAAGGCACCGTTGTCCCGGGATACTTGACCAACTTCTCTAGTCCCCAAGACAATCCCTGCCCTTGAGGGTTTTTGCTGGCAGAATGTGTAGGGATTTTTGACCGGGCCAAGGCTGGGCATATGCCCTAGTCAAGCGACACAGCCAAATAGGTGGTAGTGTCCATCACGCCAGGGACAGTATCAATGTCAGAGAGGACTATATTGGCTATGTCTTCGGTATCGGCAGCCTGCAAGATAACAATTATATCGTATGAGCCCATGACCGCATCTGCAACCAACACCGCTGGCGTTTGGCGA from Dehalococcoidia bacterium includes these protein-coding regions:
- a CDS encoding Lrp/AsnC ligand binding domain-containing protein — translated: MATKAYVLVKCDGSILPQAVKAIRQTPAVLVADAVMGSYDIIVILQAADTEDIANIVLSDIDTVPGVMDTTTYLAVSLD